CAGGTCATCGCGCGGCGGTTGTCCGGCTTGGGTGCGATGGCGTCGGTGTCGCTTCCGGAAGACCAGATCCGGTTGGACGACCGGTTGTCGGTGGCGGCGGTCAACAGCCCTGCGACGACAGTGGTGTCCGGGGACCCGGCAGCCATCGACGAGCTGTTGGCGAGGGTGCCGGGGAAGCGGATCGCGGTTGACTACGCATCGCACTCGCAGCAAGTGGAGGCGGTGCGCGACGAAATCTTGGAGGCGTTGCAGGGGATCACGCCACGTGCAGCAGAGATCCCGTTCCACTCCACGGTGTCCGGAACGGCGGAGTTCGACGCCGACTACTGGTACCGCAACCTTCGTCAGACGGTGCGGTTCGAGCCGGTGGTGCGTGAGTTGGGTGCGGCGGTGTACGTGGAGATGAGTCCGCACCCGGTGTTGACCGGTCACATCCAGGACACCGTGGAGGAAGCGGTCACGATTGGTTCGCTGCGCCGCGACGACGGTGGACCAGAGCGGTTCCGGACTTCGTTGGCCGAGGCGCACGTGAACGGTGTCGAGGTCGACTGGGCACCGCTGCTGATCGGTGGCCGTTTGGTCGACCTGCCCACCTACCCCTTCCAGCACAAGGACTACTGGCTCGACGTCAAGCCGTCCGCCCAGGCGCACCCGATCCTCGAAACCGCGGTCGAGTTCGCCGACGGCGCCGGTTCGCTGTCGACCGGCCGGTTCTCGCTGCGCGCGCAGCCCTGGCTGGCCGACCACGTCGTGGCGGGCGCGGTGCTGTTCCCCGGCACCGCCTTCCTGGAGCTGGCGGCCCACGCGGGCGGTCGGCTGGGCTGGGCGACCGTCCACGACCTCGTCGTGGAGGCGCCCCTCGAACTGTCCGCGCACGACGTGGTGGACGTGCAGGTGCTGGTGGGCGCGGTCGACGCCGACGGCCACCGGCCGGTGAGCGTGCACGCCCGGTCGGCGGCCCACGAGCGGTGGCGCAGGCACGCGGCCGGCACGCTGGCCGAGACCGGTGCGCCGACGGTCGACCACGTGGCGTGGCCGCCGGAGGGCGCGGTGCCGCTGGAGGTCCGGTACGACGTGCTGGCCGGGTCCGGCTTCGAGTACGGGCCCGCGTTCCGGGGGTTGCGCGCGGCCTGGCGGCGCGGCGACGAGCTGTTCGCCGAGGTCGACCGGCGGCCGGACCTGGTGGGCTTCGGGCTGCACCCGGCGCTGCTCGACGCGGCGCTCCACCCGCTGCTGCTCGACGCCGACGGCCTGCGGCTGCCCTTCGCGTGGACCGGGGTTCGTTGTGCGGCAACGGAAGTGAGCACCCTGCGCGTCTGGTTGACGCCCGCTGGTCCCGACGCCTTCGCGGTGGCCATGACGGACACCGAAGGCACCCCGGTGGCCTCGGTCGCGTCGCTGGCGCTGCGGCCGGTGGACACGGCCCGCCGCACCCTCTACGAGGTGGACTGGCAGCCCGCGCCCGCGGTCGGGCAGCCGGCGAAGGCGACCGTCTTCGAGTGCCCCCGGCCGGCCGGTGCGCCGGGACAGGCGGTGCGCGACCTGCTCGGGCAGGTGCTCCGGGCGACCCGGGACTGGCTCGCCACCGAGCGCCTGCCCGAGGAGCGGCTGGTCGTGGTGACCAGGAACGCCACGGGCGCCGACCCGGACCTGGTGCACGCCCCGGTGTGGGGGCTGGTCCGCTCGGCGCAGGCCGAGCACCCCGACCGGTTCGTCCTCGTCGACCTCGACGCCGGCGGCGAGCTGCCCGACGGGGTGGGCCTGGACGAACCGCAGCTCGCCGTCCGGGCGGGCGCGGTCCTGGTGCCGAGGCTGCGCAGGACGTCCGCGGAGCCCGGTCCGGCCCTGGCGGGCACGGTGCTGGTCACCGGGGCGACCGGGACGCTGGGAGGTCTGGTGGCCCGGCACCTCGTGACCGCGCACGGCGTCCGGCGGTTGGTCCTGACCGGCCGCACGGCGACGGCCGGGCGGTTCGCCGACCTGGTCGGGCTGGGCGCGGCGGTCGACGTGGTCGCGTGCGACCTGGCCGACCGCGACCAGGTGGCCCGGCTGCTCGCGGTGCACCCCGTCGACGCCGTCGTGCACACCGCGGGCGTCCTCGACGACGGCCTGGTCGAGTCGTTGACGCCGGAGCAGGTGGACGCCGTGCTGGCGCCGAAGGCGGACGCCGCCCGGCACCTGCACGAACTGGCCGGGGACCTGTCCGCGTTCGTGCTGTTCTCGTCGATGGCGGGCGTGGTCGGCACCCCGGGGCAGGGCAACTACGCCGCGGCGAACGCGTTCCTGGACGCGCTGGCGGCCCACCGGCACGCCCGCGGCCTGCCCGCGGTGTCGGTGGCCTGGGGCCTGTGGGAGCAGCGGAGCGGGATGACCGGCGGCGTCGGCGAGGTCGAGCGCCGCAGGCTGGCGCGCACCGGCATGACCCCGCTGCCCACCGCGCGGGCGCTGGACCTGTTCGACGCCGCCCTGGGCGCCGGCCGACCCGCGGTGGCCGCCACCAGGATCGACCCGCGCCTGCTGGGCACCGGGCCCGCGGTGCTGCGCGGCCTGGCCGGGGGCACGCCCGCCAGGCCCGGCCGGGCGCTCGCGGACGTGCCCGAGGCCGAGCGGCGCCAGGCCGCCATCGACCTGGTGCGCGCCCACGCGGCCGCGGTCCTCGGCCACCCGTCACCGGAGGCCGTGGCGCGCGGGCGCGCGTTCCGGGAGCTGGGGTTCGACTCGCTGACCGGGGTGGAGCTGCGCAACCGGTTGGCCGCCGCCTGCGGCACGAGCCTGCCGAGCACGCTGATCTTCGACCACCCGACGCCGGAGGCGGTCGCCGACCGGCTGCTGGAGAGGACGACCGGGCGGGCGGCACGGGCGCGTCCCGCCGCCGTCGACGGTGATCCGGTCGTGGTGGTGGGGATGGCGTGTCGTTTTCCGGGTGGTGTGGTGTCTCCGGAGGACTTGTGGGAGGTGGTTGCCGAAGGCCGGGATGTGGTGTCGGAGTTCCCGGCGGATCGGGGGTGGGGTTCGGGCTTTGGTGGGTTCGTCGACGATGTGGCGGGGTTTGACGCGGAGTTCTTCGGGATTTCGCCGCGTGAGGCGTTGTCGATGGACCCGCAGCAGCGGTTGGTGCTGGAGTGCTCGTGGGAGGCGTTGGAACGAGCCGGGGTCGACCCGTCGTCGGTGCGGGGGACCGGTCTCGGTGTCTTCATCGGCGTGATGCGCGGCGACTACACGGGAGGGGACGCCAACCTGATCGGCGGCGCCGGGAGCGTCGTGTCAGGTCGGGTGTCGTACTTCCTGGGGGCGCGGGGACCCGCCATCTCGGTCGACACGGCGTGTTCGTCGTCGCTGGTGGCGTTGCACCTGGCGGCTGAGTCGGTGCGGCGTGGTGAGAGTTCGATGGCGTTGGTCGGCGGGGTGACGGTGATGTCCTCGCCGGTGCTGTTCGACGAGTTCGCGCGGCAGGGTGGGTTGGCGGCGGACGGGCGGTGCAAGTCGTTCGCCGGGGCGGCGGACGGCACCGGGTGGGCCGAGGGCGTCGGGATGTTGGTGGTGGAGCGGTTGTCGACCGCCCGCCGCGCCGGGCGTCGGGTGCTGGCGGTGCTGCGGGGTTCGGCGGTGAACCAGGACGGGGCGTCCAACGGGTTGACGGCGCCGAACGGGCCGAGTCAGGAAGAGGTCATCCGGCAGGCGTTGGCCAACGCCGGTCTGGCGCCCGCCGACGTGGACGTGGTCGAGGGGCACGGCACGGGTACGCGGTTGGGTGATCCGATCGAGGCGCAGGCGGTGCTGGCGACCTACGGCCAGGACCGGGTCGAACCGCTGCTGCTGGGGTCGGTGAAGTCCAACATCGGGCACACCCAGGCCGCCGCGGGCATGGCCGGTGTGATCAAGGTGGTGCTGGCGATGAGCCACGGCGTGGTGCCCGCCAGCCTGCACGTCGACGAGCCGTCGCCGGAGGTCGACTGGTCGGCCGGGTTGGTGGAACTGGCTCGGGAGTCGGTGGCGTGGCCCGCTCGGGAGCGGCCCCGGCGGGCGGGTGTGTCCTCGTTCGGGATCAGCGGGACGAACGCGCACGTGATCATCGAGCAGGGCCCGGCCGTCGAGGAATCCCGGGCGGCCGACCGTGGTCCGGTGCCGTGGGTGCTGTCGGCCGCGTCGGCCGAGGCGTTGCGGGAGCAGGTCCGGCGGGTGTCCGGCTGGCCGGGTTCGGCGGTGGACATCGGCTACTCGCTGGTCAAGAGCCGGGCCCGGTTGGCGCACCGGGCGGTGCTGGTGGGGAACCGGCTGGTCGAAGGTGTGGCCCGGTCGCGCAGGACGGTGTTCGTCTTCCCCGGGCAGGGGTCGCAGTGGGCGGGGATGGCCGAGGAGCTGTGGGAGTCCTCGCCGGTGTTCGCCGGGTGGATGGACCGGTGCGCAAGCGCTTTGCGCCCCTGGGTGGACTGGGAACTGCGGGACGGCCTGCGCGGTGAGCGGGTCGACGTGGTCCAGCCCGCCCTGTGGGCGGTGATGGTGTCGTTGGCCGGCCTGTGGCGGTCGTTCGGCGTGGAACCCGACGCGGTGATCGGCCACTCCCAGGGTGAGATCGCCGCCGCCTGCGTGGCGGGCGCGCTCTCGCTCGACGACGGCGCGCGGATCGTCGCGATCCGCAGCCGGGTGATCGCGGACCGGCTGTCCGGCAAGGGCGCGATGGCATCCGTGGCGCTCCCGGAGGACCGGGTCCCGTTGGACGACCGGTTGTCGGTGGCGGCGGTCAACAGCCCGGCGAACGTGGTGGTGTCCGGGGACCCGGAGGCGATCGACGAGCTGCTGGCGAAGGTGCCGGGGAAGCGGATCGCGGTTGACTACGCATCGCACTCGCAGCAGGTGGAGGCGGTGCGGGACGAGATTTTGGAGGCACTGGAGGGGATCACGCCGCGCACGGCCGAGATCCCGTTCCACTCGACCGTGTCGGAGACGGCGGAGTTCGACGCCGACTACTGGTACCGCAACCTCCGCCGGACCGTGCGGTTCGAGCAGGCCGTCCGGACCCTGGGTGACGCCGTGTTCGTGGAGGTCAGCCCCCACCCGGTCCTGGTGCCCGGCATCCAGGACACCACCGCGGACGCGGTCGCCATCGGCTCGCTGCGACGCGGTGACGGCGGGCCGCAACGCTTCTGGACCTCGTTGGCCGAGGCGCACGTGAACGGCGTCGAGGTCGACTGGACACCGCTGCTGACCGGTGGCCGCCTGGTCGACCTCCCCACCTACCCCTTCCGGCACAGGCGCTACTGGCCCGAGGTCGGAGCGCTCACCGCGGACGACTGGCGCTACCGCATCGCCTGGCGGCGGCTGGCCGAGGCGCGCCGACCGCTGACCGGCCGCTGGCTCGCGGTGGTGCCCGCCCGCGGCACGGTCGTCCCGGACCTCGGCCCGACCGTGGAGACCGTGGCGGTGGACCGGCTCGCCGAGCACCTGGCCGGCGTGGACGGGGTGCTGTCGTTCCTCGGGCCGCACGACACCCTGACCGCCGTCCGGGTGCTGGAGCGGGCGGACGTGACGGCCCCGCTGTGGCTGGTGACCTCGGGCGCGGTCGCCGCGGCACCCGGTGACGTGGTGCGCGACCCGGCGCAGGCCCAGCTGTGGGGCCTCGGGCTCACCATCGGGCTGGAGCAGCCCGGTCGCTGGGGCGGCCTGGTCGACCTGCCCGAGGTCGTGGACGACGGGGTGCGCGACCGGCTGACCGCCGTGCTCTCCGGCGACGAGGACCAGGTGGCGGTCCGGTCCGACGGCACCTACGCCCGGCGGCTCGTGCGGGCACCGCGCGAGCGGCGGCGCGCCTGGCGGCCCAGGGGGACCGTGCTGGTCACCGGGGGCACCGGCGGGCTCGGCGCGCACGTGGCCCGCTGGCTCGTCGGGCACGGCGCCGAGCGCGTGGTCCTGGCCGGCCGCCGGGGTGCCGACGCGCCCGGTGTGGCGGACCTGGTGGCCGAGCTGGGCGACGGGGTCACCGCCGTGGCCTGCGACGTGGCCGACCGCGACGCGGTGCGGGACCTGCTGGCGTCGCTGCCCGGCCTGACCGCCGTGGTGCACGCCGCCGGGGTCGGGCAGCACGGCACGCCGGTGACCGCGATCGACGACCTCGACGACGTGCTGCGGGCGAAGGTCGTCGGCGCCGAGAACCTGGACGCGCTGCTCGACCACGACGCGCTCGACGCCTTCGTGCTCTTCTCGTCCGGGGCGGGCGTGTGGGGCGGTGGCGGGCAGGGCGCCTACGCGGCCGCCAACGCCCACCTGGACGCGCTCGCGCGACGCCGCCGGGCCTCCGGGGGCAACGCCACCTCGATCGCCTGGGGCAGCTGGGCCGGTGACGGCATGGCGCGCGGCGGCGCGGGCGAGCGGTTCCGCCGCCTCGGCGTGGTCGCGATGGACCCGCGGGTGGCGGTGCGGGCGCTCCGGGAGCTGGACGAGCCCAACCTGGTCGTGGCCCACGTCGACTGGCCGACGTTCGGCCCCAGCTACGCCGTCGCGCGCCGGCGCCCGCTGCTGGCCGAGGTCTTCGCGCAGGACGTCGAACCCGACACCCCGCGCCCCGCCGTGGCGGACGCCCTCCCGCTGGTCCGCGCGCAGGTGGCGGCCGTGCTGGGGATGGACTCCGGCGACGCGGTCGACGTCCGGCGCGCGTTCAGGGACCTGGGCTTCGACTCGGTCACGGCCGTCGAGCTGCGCAACCGGCTGGTCGGCGCGACCGGGCTGAGCCTGCCGACGACGGTCGTGTTCGACCACCCGAACTGCGCCGCCCTCGCCGACCACCTGACCGGGGCCGCCACCCCGGCACCGGCCGGGACCGCCGCCCCCGTGGACGAGCCGATCGCGATCGTGGCGATGAGCTGCCGGTTCCCCGGCGGGGTCGGCTCGCCCGAGGACCTGTGGCGGCTGGTGGCCGACGGGGTCGACGCGATCTCCGACTTCCCGGCCGACCGGGGCTGGGCGATGACCGGCACCGGCGGGTTCCTCCACGACGCCGCCGAGTTCGACGCGGGCCTGTTCGGCATCTCGCCGCGCGAGGCCACCGCCATGGACCCGCAGCAGCGGCTGGTGCTGGAGTGCGCGTGGGAGGTCTTCGAGCGGGCGGGCATCGACCCGACGTCCGTGCGCGGCAGCCGGACCGGCGTGTTCGTCGGCGCCCTGGCCCAGGACTACGGGCCCCGCATGCACCAGGCACCCGCGGACTTCGAGGGCTACCTGGCCACCGGCAGCACCGGCAGCGTGCTCTCCGGCCGGATCGCCTACACCTTCGGGCTGGAGGGCCAGGCGGTCACCCTGGACACCGGGTGCTCCTCGGCGCTGGTGGCCCTGCACACCGCGTGCCAGGCGGTGCGCAGCGGCGAGTGCGCGATGGCGCTGGCCGCCGGGGTGACGGTGATGGCGAACCCCGGCGCGTTCGCCGAGTTCGGCCGCCTGGGCGGGATCGCGGCCGACGGGCGGTGCAAGCCGTTCGCGGACGCGGCCGACGGCACCGGGTGGGGCGAGGGCGTCGGCGTGCTGCTGGTCGAACCGCTGTCCGAGGCGCGGCGGCACGGGCGCCGGGTGCTCGCCGTGGTCCGGGGTTCGGCGGTCAACCAGGACGGCGCGTCCAACGGGCTGACCGCGCCGAGCGGTCGTGCCCAGCAGCGGGTGATCCGGGCGGCGCTGGCGAGCGCCGGCTTCGCGCCCGCCGACGTGGACGTGGTCGAGGGGCACGGCACGGGCACGCGGTTGGGTGATCCGATCGAGGCGCAGGCGGTGCTGGCGACCTACGGGCAGGACCGGGACGTGCCGCTGCTGCTGGGGTCGGTGAAGTCGAACATCGGTCACGCGCAGGCGGCTGCGGGTGTCGCCGGTGTGATCAAGGTGGTGCTGGCGATGAGCCACGGCGTGGTGCCCGCCAGCCTGCACGTGGACGAGCCGTCGACCCTCGTGGACTGGTCCGCCGGGCTGGTGGAGGTGGCGCGGGAGGCGGTGCCGTGGCCCGAGCGGGACCGGCCCCGGCGGGCGGGGGTGTCGTCGTTCGGGATCGGCGGCACGAACGCGCACGTGATCCTGGAGCAGGGCCCGCCGGTCGAGGAGGTCCGCGCGCCCGACGGCGATCCGGTGCCGTGGGTGCTGTCGGCCGCGTCCGCCGAGGCGTTGCGGGAGCAGGTGTGGCGGGTGTCCCGGTGGCCCGGGTCGGCGGTGGACATCGGCTACTCGCTGGTCAAGAGCCGGGCTCGGTTGGCGCACCGGGCCGTGCTGCTGGGCGATCGGCTGGTCGAGGGCGTGGCCCGGCCGGTGGGGAGGACCGTGTTCGTCTTCCCGGGGCAGGGCTCGCAGTGGGCCGGGATGGCGTTGGAGCTGTGGGAGTCCTCGCCGGTGTTCGCCGGGTGGATGGACCGGTGCGCGGAGGCCCTGAGCCCCTGGGTGGACTGGGACCTGCGCTACGCGCTGGACAGCGACCGCGTTGACGAGGTCCAGCCCGCCCTGTGGGCGGTGATGGTGTCGTTGGCGGGGCTGTGGCGGTCGTTCGGCGTGGAACCCGATGCGGTGGTTGGCCATTCCCAGGGTGAGATCGCCGCCGCGTGCGTGGCGGGCGCGCTGTCGTTGGAGGACGGCGCGCGGGTCGTGGCTCGGCGCAGTCAGGTCATCGCGCAGCGGTTGTCCGGTCTGGGTGCGATGGCGTCGGTGTCGCTTGCGGCGGATCGGGTTCCGTTGGACGACCGGTTGTCGGTGGCGGCGGTCAACGGGCCGGCTTCGGTGGTGGTGTCCGGGGACCCGGAGGCGGTCGACGAGCTGTTGGAGAGGGTGCCGGGGAAGCGGATCGCGGTCGATTACGCATCGCACTCACAGCAGGTCGAGTCGGTGCGCGACGAGATCTTGGCGGTACTGCACGGGATCACGCCGCACACGCCCGCAATACCGTTCTACTCCACTGTGGACGATGAGGCGGTACTGGACGCCGACTACTGGTACCGGAACCTCCGTCGGACGGTGCGGTTCGAGCCGGTGGTGCGTGAGTTGGGTGCGGCGGTGTACGTGGAGATGAGTCCGCACCCGGTGTTGACCGGTCACATCCAGGACACCGTGGAGGAAGCGGTCACTATCGGTTCGCTGCGCCGCGACGACGGTGGGTTGGACCGTTTCTGGACTTCGTTGGCGGAGGCGCACGTGAACGGTGTCGAGGTTGACTGGGCACCGCTGCTGACCGGTGGCCGCCTGGTCGACCTGCCCACCTACCCCTTCCAACGGCAGCGCTACTGGCTCAACGCCGACGACACCGAGGCGACCCTGAACGACCACCCGTTCATCAGCACGGTCGTCACGCTGGCGGACTCGGGCACGACGGTGTTCACCGGCCGGATCTCCCCGGACCGCGCGCCGTGGCTGGCCGACCACGCGGTCCGGGACGCGGTGCTGCTGCCCGGCACGGCGTTCCTGGACCTCGTGCTGTGGGCGGGGGAGCACGTGGGCTGCCCGGCGGTGGCGGAGCTGACCCTGGAGACCCCGCTGACCCTGCGCGGCACCACCACCGTGCAGCTCGCGGTCGACGCGCCCGACCCCTCCGGGCAGCGGTCGGTCCGCGTCCACTCCCGGACGGACGACGGGCCGTGGACCAGGCACGCGTCCGGTGCCCTCACCGCCGAGACCCACCCGGTGGACGACCCGGCGCCGTGGCCGCCCGCCGATGCCGAGCCCATCGACGTGCCGGACCTCTACCGGCGGCTCGACGAGCTGGGCTACCGCTACGGGCCCGCGTTCCGGGGCGTGCGGTCGGCGTTCCGGGTCGGCGCGGACCTCTGCGCCGAGGTCTCGCTGCCCGAACGGCTCCGCCCGCAGGCGCGCCGGTTCCGCCTGCACCCGGCCCTGCTCGACGCGGCCCTGCACGTGGCGGGCGCCGACCGGGCGCAGGCCGCCCTGCCGTTCTCGTGGAGCGGGGTGTCGCTGGTCGCACCGGGCCGGACCGCGCTGCGCGTCCGGATCTCACCGCGCGGCGACGACACCGTCTCGCTGGTGCTGACCGACCTGGACGGGACGGCGGTCGCCCGGGTGGACGCCCTGGCGCTGCGCGCGCCGCAGGACTCCCTGTTCCGCGTCGACTGGGTCGAGGCGCCGTCGCAGGCCCCCACCGGCACGCACGTGGTCGTCACGGACCTCCGCGACGTGGGCGACACCGTCCCGGACACCGTGTTCCTGACGACCGACCACACCACCGGGACCACGCGGGACGCCGTGGTCGGGGTGCTGGCGGTGCTGCGGGAGTGGTTGGACGACGACCGGTTCGCCCGCTCGCGGCTGGTGGTCGTCCCCGGCGGCGCCGATCCCGCCCGCGCGGCGGTGCGCGGCCTGGTGCGGTCGGCCCGCGCGGAGA
This portion of the Saccharothrix syringae genome encodes:
- a CDS encoding type I polyketide synthase: MGFAGGIAVVGMSCRLPGAPDPDSFWRLLRAGGDAVTPVPADRVDAGTGRGGFLERVGDFDPAFFGISPREAASVDPQQRLVLELAWEAFEDAGVRPGGDAGVFVGAIREDYADLRGPDDIGAHAMTGFQRGMIANRVSYALGLRGPSFVVDAAQSSSLVAVHTACASLLREECSVALAGGVNLNLSETSARTAVEFGGLSPDGRCHTFDARANGYVRGEGGALLVLKRLADAEADGDLVHCVIRGSAVTNDGGGAGLTVPERAAQARVLRLAYRRAGVDPADVGYVELHGTGTRVGDPVEAAALGEVLGAGRPADRPLLVGSVKTNIGHLEGAAGVAGLLKAVLSLAHGELPASLHFRTPNPEIPLDALRLRVQDRLGPWPGPGPRLAGVSSFGMGGTNCHVVLAEWTGPRRAGGSAVAPWVLSAKTGQALRDQATRLREHVEANPGLDLADAAWTAATTRPAFAHRAVLVAPDRDRLRAGLTALAADLPFPGLVKGIARQPGKVAFVFPGQGSQWPAMGAALLDTSPVFAARMRDCADALAPHIDFPLLDVVRGEAHDVDVVQPALWAMMVSLAALWRSLGVEPDAVVGHSQGEVAAACVAGALSLDDAAKVTAVRSRAFRDLGEGAMVAVALPEREVARRLAGGAWIAAVNGPDATVVSGEPAAVREFGDACEREGVRVRRVQVTTASHSPLVRPLRDGLLAALRDITPRATEVTFVSTVTGGPLAGTELDASYWYRNLRQRVEFERGTRSLVDLGCDVFVEPSPHPVLTAPVQRIAGDALVVGSLRRDEGGLDQVLTSAAQLHVHGLRPAWERVFEGARVRLPTYPFQRQRYWLNEAPETRERAEVHSRPEARPVPRDPLGLVRAHIAAVLGYPTPDAVPVDLSFRELGVDSHLAVELRNRLAGDTGTPLPATLLFDYPSCTELADYLGGQRVENAPVAVSAVDGDPVVVVGMACRFPGGVVSPEDLWEVVVGGRDVVSEFPVDRGWGSGFGGFVDDVAGFDAEFFGISPREALSMDPQQRLVLECSWEALERAGVDPSSVRGSALGVFVGVMRGDYAGGGDFGVTGGAGSVVSGRVSYFLGARGPAISVDTACSSSLVALHLAAESVRRGESSMALVGGVTVMSSPTLFEEFARQGGLAADGRCKSFAGAADGTGWAEGVGMLVVERLSEARRHGRRVLAVLRGSAVNQDGASNGLTAPNGPSQEEVIRQALANAGLGSADVDVVEGHGTGTRLGDPIEAQALLATYGQDRDVPLLLGSVKSNIGHAQAAAGVAGVIKVVLAMRHGVVPASLHVDEPSPVVDWGTGAVEVARESVAWPARERPRRAGVSSFGISGTNAHVILEQAPAVEEADAPGDGGPVPWVLSAASAEALREQVRRVSGWPGSAVDIGYSLVKSRARLAHRAVLLGDRLVEGVARSAKTVFVFPGQGAQWAGMALELWDSSPVFADWMDRCAEALSPWVDWELRDGLRGEGVDVVQPALWAVMVSLAGLWRSFGVEPDAVVGHSQGEIAAACVAGALSLDDGARIVARRSQVIARRLSGLGAMASVSLPEDQIRLDDRLSVAAVNSPATTVVSGDPAAIDELLARVPGKRIAVDYASHSQQVEAVRDEILEALQGITPRAAEIPFHSTVSGTAEFDADYWYRNLRQTVRFEPVVRELGAAVYVEMSPHPVLTGHIQDTVEEAVTIGSLRRDDGGPERFRTSLAEAHVNGVEVDWAPLLIGGRLVDLPTYPFQHKDYWLDVKPSAQAHPILETAVEFADGAGSLSTGRFSLRAQPWLADHVVAGAVLFPGTAFLELAAHAGGRLGWATVHDLVVEAPLELSAHDVVDVQVLVGAVDADGHRPVSVHARSAAHERWRRHAAGTLAETGAPTVDHVAWPPEGAVPLEVRYDVLAGSGFEYGPAFRGLRAAWRRGDELFAEVDRRPDLVGFGLHPALLDAALHPLLLDADGLRLPFAWTGVRCAATEVSTLRVWLTPAGPDAFAVAMTDTEGTPVASVASLALRPVDTARRTLYEVDWQPAPAVGQPAKATVFECPRPAGAPGQAVRDLLGQVLRATRDWLATERLPEERLVVVTRNATGADPDLVHAPVWGLVRSAQAEHPDRFVLVDLDAGGELPDGVGLDEPQLAVRAGAVLVPRLRRTSAEPGPALAGTVLVTGATGTLGGLVARHLVTAHGVRRLVLTGRTATAGRFADLVGLGAAVDVVACDLADRDQVARLLAVHPVDAVVHTAGVLDDGLVESLTPEQVDAVLAPKADAARHLHELAGDLSAFVLFSSMAGVVGTPGQGNYAAANAFLDALAAHRHARGLPAVSVAWGLWEQRSGMTGGVGEVERRRLARTGMTPLPTARALDLFDAALGAGRPAVAATRIDPRLLGTGPAVLRGLAGGTPARPGRALADVPEAERRQAAIDLVRAHAAAVLGHPSPEAVARGRAFRELGFDSLTGVELRNRLAAACGTSLPSTLIFDHPTPEAVADRLLERTTGRAARARPAAVDGDPVVVVGMACRFPGGVVSPEDLWEVVAEGRDVVSEFPADRGWGSGFGGFVDDVAGFDAEFFGISPREALSMDPQQRLVLECSWEALERAGVDPSSVRGTGLGVFIGVMRGDYTGGDANLIGGAGSVVSGRVSYFLGARGPAISVDTACSSSLVALHLAAESVRRGESSMALVGGVTVMSSPVLFDEFARQGGLAADGRCKSFAGAADGTGWAEGVGMLVVERLSTARRAGRRVLAVLRGSAVNQDGASNGLTAPNGPSQEEVIRQALANAGLAPADVDVVEGHGTGTRLGDPIEAQAVLATYGQDRVEPLLLGSVKSNIGHTQAAAGMAGVIKVVLAMSHGVVPASLHVDEPSPEVDWSAGLVELARESVAWPARERPRRAGVSSFGISGTNAHVIIEQGPAVEESRAADRGPVPWVLSAASAEALREQVRRVSGWPGSAVDIGYSLVKSRARLAHRAVLVGNRLVEGVARSRRTVFVFPGQGSQWAGMAEELWESSPVFAGWMDRCASALRPWVDWELRDGLRGERVDVVQPALWAVMVSLAGLWRSFGVEPDAVIGHSQGEIAAACVAGALSLDDGARIVAIRSRVIADRLSGKGAMASVALPEDRVPLDDRLSVAAVNSPANVVVSGDPEAIDELLAKVPGKRIAVDYASHSQQVEAVRDEILEALEGITPRTAEIPFHSTVSETAEFDADYWYRNLRRTVRFEQAVRTLGDAVFVEVSPHPVLVPGIQDTTADAVAIGSLRRGDGGPQRFWTSLAEAHVNGVEVDWTPLLTGGRLVDLPTYPFRHRRYWPEVGALTADDWRYRIAWRRLAEARRPLTGRWLAVVPARGTVVPDLGPTVETVAVDRLAEHLAGVDGVLSFLGPHDTLTAVRVLERADVTAPLWLVTSGAVAAAPGDVVRDPAQAQLWGLGLTIGLEQPGRWGGLVDLPEVVDDGVRDRLTAVLSGDEDQVAVRSDGTYARRLVRAPRERRRAWRPRGTVLVTGGTGGLGAHVARWLVGHGAERVVLAGRRGADAPGVADLVAELGDGVTAVACDVADRDAVRDLLASLPGLTAVVHAAGVGQHGTPVTAIDDLDDVLRAKVVGAENLDALLDHDALDAFVLFSSGAGVWGGGGQGAYAAANAHLDALARRRRASGGNATSIAWGSWAGDGMARGGAGERFRRLGVVAMDPRVAVRALRELDEPNLVVAHVDWPTFGPSYAVARRRPLLAEVFAQDVEPDTPRPAVADALPLVRAQVAAVLGMDSGDAVDVRRAFRDLGFDSVTAVELRNRLVGATGLSLPTTVVFDHPNCAALADHLTGAATPAPAGTAAPVDEPIAIVAMSCRFPGGVGSPEDLWRLVADGVDAISDFPADRGWAMTGTGGFLHDAAEFDAGLFGISPREATAMDPQQRLVLECAWEVFERAGIDPTSVRGSRTGVFVGALAQDYGPRMHQAPADFEGYLATGSTGSVLSGRIAYTFGLEGQAVTLDTGCSSALVALHTACQAVRSGECAMALAAGVTVMANPGAFAEFGRLGGIAADGRCKPFADAADGTGWGEGVGVLLVEPLSEARRHGRRVLAVVRGSAVNQDGASNGLTAPSGRAQQRVIRAALASAGFAPADVDVVEGHGTGTRLGDPIEAQAVLATYGQDRDVPLLLGSVKSNIGHAQAAAGVAGVIKVVLAMSHGVVPASLHVDEPSTLVDWSAGLVEVAREAVPWPERDRPRRAGVSSFGIGGTNAHVILEQGPPVEEVRAPDGDPVPWVLSAASAEALREQVWRVSRWPGSAVDIGYSLVKSRARLAHRAVLLGDRLVEGVARPVGRTVFVFPGQGSQWAGMALELWESSPVFAGWMDRCAEALSPWVDWDLRYALDSDRVDEVQPALWAVMVSLAGLWRSFGVEPDAVVGHSQGEIAAACVAGALSLEDGARVVARRSQVIAQRLSGLGAMASVSLAADRVPLDDRLSVAAVNGPASVVVSGDPEAVDELLERVPGKRIAVDYASHSQQVESVRDEILAVLHGITPHTPAIPFYSTVDDEAVLDADYWYRNLRRTVRFEPVVRELGAAVYVEMSPHPVLTGHIQDTVEEAVTIGSLRRDDGGLDRFWTSLAEAHVNGVEVDWAPLLTGGRLVDLPTYPFQRQRYWLNADDTEATLNDHPFISTVVTLADSGTTVFTGRISPDRAPWLADHAVRDAVLLPGTAFLDLVLWAGEHVGCPAVAELTLETPLTLRGTTTVQLAVDAPDPSGQRSVRVHSRTDDGPWTRHASGALTAETHPVDDPAPWPPADAEPIDVPDLYRRLDELGYRYGPAFRGVRSAFRVGADLCAEVSLPERLRPQARRFRLHPALLDAALHVAGADRAQAALPFSWSGVSLVAPGRTALRVRISPRGDDTVSLVLTDLDGTAVARVDALALRAPQDSLFRVDWVEAPSQAPTGTHVVVTDLRDVGDTVPDTVFLTTDHTTGTTRDAVVGVLAVLREWLDDDRFARSRLVVVPGGADPARAAVRGLVRSARAENPDRFALVDLHDPDLPVDAVLGVLDEEPECEVRGGTVRVPRLARLTGPRETPAWDPGGTVLITGGTGVLGAAVARHLVTAHGVRSLLLVGRRGSDPGLVAELEAAGALVTTAACDVSDRDALARVLTLVPAGFPLRGVVHAAGVVADGIVESLTPEQVDAVLGPKADAAWHLHELTRDLTRFVLFSSAAGVFGTPGQANYAAANGVLDALARHRGAAGLPAVSLAWGMWERRSGLTGRLGDPDVARMARWGVRPLTVAEGLALFDAACGADEPVVVPVGLDLAAVEEVPALLRGLVAAEAPGAAEAGWGGARSGAAGAGAGAAGLVERLAALPVADQRRVVLGLVREHAAAVLGHPGPDTVETTRGFLDAGFDSLTAVELRNRLAAATGVRLPSTLLFDHPTPVALAERLHGELLDGQESPAGELDRLEARLRALAEDGGTRPEVLGRLRSLLVDLGTDPGAAGLDSATDDELFELVDNDLGVL